Proteins encoded together in one Oceanobacillus iheyensis HTE831 window:
- a CDS encoding CsbD family protein, with product MSDGMKDKAKAIGKKIKGEAKDQWGSATDDPQRKAEGKRDKAKGEAQDTIADAKNNNK from the coding sequence ATGAGTGATGGTATGAAAGATAAAGCGAAAGCAATTGGAAAAAAAATTAAAGGTGAAGCAAAAGATCAATGGGGTAGCGCAACGGATGATCCTCAACGAAAAGCAGAAGGAAAGCGTGATAAAGCGAAGGGCGAAGCTCAAGACACGATTGCCGATGCGAAGAATAACAATAAGTGA
- a CDS encoding MBL fold metallo-hydrolase yields the protein MLKKFIFVLSFILLLIGCGDTQTSEANNLSNSSTDGNLKVHFIDVGQADATLFSYKNGDEAYSVLFDTGDWQGDEVVPYLQEQNIDHLDLAIISHPDADHIGQLSDVLENIQVDEVWMSGNESTSQTYLDAMEAIFDQDSTYQEPRTGDEYTIGPLDIEVLYPETISGKSNEESISIRLGYNEVSFVLTGDAGKQEELEMIESTESLDSTVLHLGHHGSDTSSDADFVKEVDPELAIYSAGEDNSYEHPSEEVIRLLNNEEIDWYGTDVNGTIIVETDGQEYAVHTEHPHDDSEQTACVNINESTEEQLQEIVHIGASRAEQIVEERPFESLQDLDSIQGIGMSRITDIEEQGIVCRLD from the coding sequence TTGCTAAAAAAATTTATCTTCGTCCTATCTTTCATATTATTGCTGATCGGCTGTGGAGATACTCAGACATCTGAAGCTAATAATCTTTCAAATTCATCTACAGATGGCAACTTAAAAGTACACTTTATCGACGTTGGACAAGCAGATGCAACTTTATTTTCCTATAAAAATGGAGATGAAGCTTATTCTGTCCTGTTTGATACTGGGGATTGGCAAGGTGACGAAGTAGTTCCTTATCTACAAGAACAAAATATTGATCATCTTGATCTTGCCATCATTAGTCATCCTGATGCTGATCATATCGGACAATTATCAGATGTACTAGAAAATATTCAAGTTGATGAAGTATGGATGTCTGGAAATGAAAGTACTTCCCAAACTTATTTAGATGCAATGGAAGCTATTTTCGACCAAGATAGTACGTATCAAGAACCTCGTACTGGGGATGAGTACACAATAGGACCACTTGATATAGAGGTGCTATATCCAGAAACAATCTCAGGCAAATCAAATGAGGAATCCATATCTATACGATTGGGTTACAATGAAGTTTCCTTTGTACTTACGGGAGATGCCGGTAAACAAGAGGAGCTTGAAATGATAGAATCTACCGAGTCACTTGATAGTACAGTCTTACATCTTGGGCACCATGGATCTGATACTTCCTCTGACGCTGATTTTGTAAAGGAAGTCGATCCAGAGCTAGCAATTTATAGTGCTGGAGAGGATAATTCATATGAACATCCGAGTGAAGAAGTAATTCGACTATTAAATAATGAGGAAATTGATTGGTATGGCACCGATGTCAATGGTACGATTATTGTTGAGACAGACGGACAAGAATACGCTGTACACACGGAACATCCTCATGATGATTCTGAACAAACTGCGTGTGTAAATATTAATGAAAGTACAGAAGAACAACTTCAAGAGATAGTTCATATTGGTGCCTCTCGAGCAGAGCAAATAGTAGAAGAACGTCCCTTTGAATCACTTCAAGATCTTGATAGCATACAAGGCATAGGGATGAGTCGAATTACAGATATTGAAGAACAAGGAATTGTTTGTCGTTTAGATTAA
- a CDS encoding DUF3006 domain-containing protein — protein sequence MKGIIDRFEKDFAVILVEEQQKEYVLQKSNLPTGCTINSVVQIDERNGQLHVTLDYQQKKQLQDKATALRKALLNKKNPSKLKRKK from the coding sequence TTGAAAGGAATCATTGATCGTTTCGAAAAAGACTTTGCTGTTATTCTCGTTGAAGAACAGCAAAAAGAATATGTACTCCAAAAATCTAACCTTCCCACAGGCTGTACCATAAACTCAGTAGTACAAATAGATGAGAGAAATGGTCAACTACATGTAACCTTAGATTATCAACAGAAAAAACAATTGCAAGATAAGGCAACTGCACTTCGTAAAGCACTACTAAACAAGAAAAATCCGAGTAAATTAAAAAGAAAGAAATAA
- the coaW gene encoding type II pantothenate kinase, translating to MKRIGIDAGGSLVKVAYEEHGKMHLKTYSSHKMEEVIQWLKTLSPYASFHITGGRSRELNLEGYRVYTIPEFKAIMEGTSYLLHQERKLPKSDYLLVNIGTGTSIFYNENRIAGTGIGGGLLTGLGELLTKESSYTQLIQMAKQGDRTKSDLMVRDIYKDSTSPIDETLTAANFGKVGLDPSNSKEDQMAALIQLIGETILLISHGAAQSVKTSQIVFIGGTLTNNQPLQRVFLHFQEQMNYTATFLNNGGHAGAIGAMLSS from the coding sequence ATGAAACGAATAGGTATCGATGCTGGAGGTTCTCTAGTTAAAGTTGCTTACGAAGAACATGGAAAAATGCATTTGAAAACATACTCATCTCATAAAATGGAAGAAGTAATTCAGTGGTTAAAAACGCTTTCTCCATATGCTTCATTCCATATTACTGGGGGAAGATCGAGAGAATTAAACTTAGAAGGATATCGTGTCTATACCATTCCAGAATTTAAAGCAATTATGGAAGGAACATCCTATCTGCTGCATCAAGAACGTAAACTACCAAAAAGTGACTATTTACTGGTGAATATTGGAACAGGTACTTCAATTTTTTATAATGAAAATCGTATTGCTGGAACAGGAATTGGAGGTGGTTTATTAACCGGACTCGGGGAACTATTAACAAAAGAGTCTTCTTATACTCAACTTATCCAAATGGCAAAACAAGGTGACCGTACTAAAAGCGACTTAATGGTCAGAGATATTTATAAAGATTCTACCTCACCGATTGATGAAACACTCACCGCTGCTAATTTTGGAAAAGTTGGATTAGATCCTTCAAATTCCAAAGAAGATCAAATGGCTGCTTTAATACAATTAATTGGAGAAACAATACTTTTGATATCACATGGAGCTGCACAATCAGTAAAGACAAGCCAGATTGTTTTTATTGGCGGTACATTAACAAATAATCAACCTTTACAACGTGTATTCCTACATTTCCAAGAACAAATGAACTATACCGCTACTTTCCTAAATAATGGTGGTCATGCTGGTGCAATTGGCGCTATGCTATCCTCCTGA